The DNA segment AGTTTGCGGACTTAGAAGAAGTAACAATCGTAAGTTACGATGCACCAGAAAACTATGAAAAATACGCTAATATATTAATAGTAAAAGATAAGGAGGAAGCATAGATGTATTATACAATAACTTTAAACCCAGCAGTAGATATGCTTACAAAAGCTAGTAACTTCAGCCTTGGAAAATTAAATAGAACGCAAGAAGCGAAGTATGTAGTCGGTGGGAAAGGTATAAACATTTCGATATTATTGAATAATATAGGTGAAAAAACAAAAGCACTAGGTTTTGTTGCAGGTTTTACAGGATATTTCATTAAATCAGAATTAGATAAATTAGATATAGAACATGACTTTGTTGAAACTCTTGGAACGACCCGTATTAATATGAAGCTTACTACCGATACTGAAACGGAAATCAACGGTCAGAGTAGTGCGGTGAACTCAGAAAACATCACAGAATTTTTTGCAAAACTAGATGTTTTGACGACAGAAGATGTAGTTTTCTTATCAGGAAATGTTATTGCAGGAATGGAACTCGAAGATTTCAAGAAAATTGCAGAAAAAGTAGCGGATAAAGGAGCTACTTTGGTAGTTGATAGCAACAAAGATTTGGTGTTGGACACCTTACAATACAAACCATTTGTTGTTAAACCAAATGAATTTGAACTAGGAGAAATGTTTGGAATAACACTAAACGGTTTGGAAGAAATCCTAGTTTATGCTCGAAAATTACAAGAGTGTGGTGCTCAAAATGTTCTTGTTTCACGTGGAGCAAAAGGAGCAATATTATTAACTGAAAATGACGAAGTATTGGAAGTTAATGTTGCAGAAGGTAAAATTGTCTCAACGGTAGCGGCAGGAGATAGTATGCTGGCGATGTTTGTAGCTAAATATAATGAGACGAAAGATTATGCAGAAGCATTGAAATATGCCTCAGCAGCAGGAGGGGCAACATCGTTTTCTGTTGGCGTAGGTAGCAAGGAATTAATAGAAGAGTTGCTACCACAAATCAAGGTAAAGAAATTAAAATAAGAAATTAAACTTTGAAAAGGAAAGTTAACTAAAGTTTATAAACTATAAAAGATATTACCTTGGAAATATACATAATTTAAAGGTCAGGTAGACTATCATAAAATATTAAGGAGAATTAAAATGAAATTAACTGATGTTATCAATTATGACTTAATACAATTTAATTTTAGTGCGGAAGATAAAAAAGAAGCATTAGATAAACTTACTACGATGTTAGTAGATGAGAAAGTTATCGAAAATAAAGATAATTTCTTAAAAGCGTTGCTTGCTCGTGAAGCTCAATCAACTACAGGAGTAGGAGAAAATGTTGCGATTCCTCATGCAAAGAGTGCTGATTTTGACAAAGCGATGATTATTTATGCAAAAAGTAATGATGGTGTTGAGTGGGAAAGTTTTGACGGACAACCAGCAAAACATATCTTTATGATTTGTGCGCCAGATGGTGGAGCGGATGAGCATCTTAAAGCTCTTGCATCGTTATCTCAAGCGCTGATGGACTCAGAGGTGAAAGCTGGATTAGAAGCAGTAACTACAAAAGAAGATGTAGAAAAAGTCTTTACAGATTTCGTAGCAAAAACTCAACCAGAAAAAGAAGAAGTAACAGCTCCAAGTGGAGAGAAACCTTATATTATTGCTGTAACAGCTTGTCCAACAGGGATTGCTCATACATTTATGGCTGCAGAAAAAATCAAAGAAACAGCTAAAGCAATGGGCTTAGATGTAAAAGTAGAAACTAATGGTCAAATCGGTATAGAAAACAAACTTACAAAAGAAGATATCGAAAGAGCAGCGGGAATTATCGTAGCAGCTGATAAAAAAGTAGAGGTGGCACGTTTTGATGGGCGCCCAACTATTATGACAAAAGTTGCAGACGGAATTAACAAGCCACAAGAACTTATCCAAACTATTTTAGATGGAAAAGCGCCAATATACAAACACGATGGGGCGGCTGATTCACAAGAAACAGATGCAGAAGGAGAAAGTTTAGGACGTAAAATTTACAAACACCTAATGGAAGGTGTAAGTAATATGTTACCATTCGTAGTAGCAGGTGGTATTTTAATTGCACTGTCATTTATTTGGGGTATTAACTCGTTTAATCCAGAAGACCCAACATACAACAAATACGCAGAAGTATTATTCTACTTAGGTAAAATTTCATTTAGTATGATGTTACCGATTCTTGCAGGATTTATCGGGCGTAGTCTGGCGGATAGACCTGGGTTTGTAGTAGGTATGGTCGGTGGTATTTTAGCTGATCCAAGTATTTTGGGACTGAAAAGTGATATTTTAGCTTATACTCCATCAGGATTTTTAGGAGCGTTAGTAGCAGGGTTCTTAGCGGGCGGTATTATTAAAGTTCTTAAAATGGCAACAAGTTGGATGCCACGATCATTAGATGGAATTAAACCAATCTTCTTATTCCCAATCTTAGGTTCTCTAATTATGGGAATCGCAATGATTTATGTTATTAACGCGCCGATGGCGGCAGTTATGACAGGATTACAAGACTTCCTTACAGGATTAAATGGAAGTGGTAAATTTATCCTTGGATTCGTAGTAGCTGCGATGATGGCTATCGATATGGGAGGCCCAATCAACAAAGCATCTTATGTTACAGGAACAGCGTTATTAACAGCAGCAGGAACAGCTGGAAGTGATGTTATGGCAGCAGTAATGATTGGTGGTATGGTTCCACCATTAGCAATAGCAATCTCAGCAACTATTAATAAAAATATTTGGCCAAAAGCACAACGTAGTGGAGCATTAGTGAACTATGTAATGGGATTAGCCTTTATCACAGAAGGGGCTATTCCGTTCGCGGCAAGTAATCCATTACGTGTTATTCCACCATTATTCCTATCAAGTGGTGTCGCTGGAGCATTGAGTATGACTTTCGGTGCAGTATCAAAAGCACCTCATGGTGGTATTTTTGCAATAGCGGTAGGTGCAGTAAGTAATTGGACAATGTACTTATTAGCGTTAGCGCTAGGTTCAGTATTAGGAGCGATCTTACTAATTGTTTCGTTAAACTTAGGAAAAAAAGTAGAAAAATAATATAAATATAGAAAACAACACCGAGGTATAGAACTTCGGTGTTGTTTTTTTGTGCGATGAAAAATATTTAGGCACTTTTGTATAGAAACAGCTTATATATTTCTTTTATTCTTTTGAACAACCTATAGCATGTAGAAAGGGATAGATTTAAATTTTAGATGTTGTCTTTATGTCCTGAGTTTTCTTGAAATCTTCTAGGAAAGCTAATTCCTGTTCTGTTAAAATAGATTTCAAATAAGAATTAAGATCGACTTCTAAAATATCTCTATCGTTATTGCAAGAATGAAGTAGGGTATTATCAGAAAAATCGATAGGAACACTTTTTTCTTTGTTTCTACGACGTATTTCATCAATAAGTTTTCGTTTTATAACTGTTAGTGCAAATTTATCAAAGTCGTAAGCTTCTATGCCACCATCTTCTAGTATAAGAAAGCTTACAAGAAGCCCCTCTAAACCAAAGCTATAAAATTCCTGATGTAATGACTTTGGTATTTTGACTTTGTATAAACCTTTATTTATTAGTTCTTTTTTCTCCCTAGCAAGAATATTAAAACGTTCTTCTTGCTCTTTAGACAAATAATAATTTTTTTTAATTTCTTTCATCATAATTACTCCTTTTGATATATATCCTTGTGTTAAAAAACGTTAAAAAAAGCTCATGTTTTATTCATATATAACGCCTCCTGTTACTAAAATTAATTTTCTAATTTTATTGTAGCACAAACACTTTTTCTTTTCCATACTCTATATGTATTTTATTGATAACTATATACATAAAAATACTGGAAAATATAAAATAAATAATATAAGATTTTTCGTCGGGAAGACACAGAATAAAACGGGTTTTTAAGAAAAAATATATTGTAAAATATATAAAAACTTTTAAAATATATTTTTTTAAAAATTTTTTTGTAATAAGATTAAAAATATCTAAAAAAAGAAGAGGAGGAGATTAAAATTGGAAATAAGAAAAAAATATCTATACCGCTGATTACATAACTATTTCTACAAGATTGATTTTTCACATTAATCTTAGAAATTTTTTTAGTGGTATAGATATTTATAGTTTAAGCGAATTTGCTTGTAATAGTGCTTGGTATACGTTTATATACTCGAAGTGTTACAAAGAATAAAACTGTAACTAAGATACCTTTAAGAAGGTTGAAAGGAATAATTCCTGCGGTAACGATGACTTTTACATTTTTTACTATATCTGTTAAATCCATAATATAACCATAAGCAGGTAGGAATACAAAGTAATTAAGCAGAGCCATAAAGATGGTCATAGTGATTGTTGCTAGAACTCCGCCGATAATAATTTTTAGCGTACCTTTTTTATAAAATAAAACGATAATGCTAAGGAAGATAAACTCCACAACGATATTGGCGATAGATCCCACAGGCTCGTGCGAGATTAGTACAATGTGTAAAAAGTTTTTTAACAGAGATACTAATATAGCGTGTTTGTAGTTCATCAATAGCAACGCCATAAATAGCGGAATAAAAGTAAAATCAAATTTTAGAAATGGTGGCAGAAATGGCACAGCAAAACTAAAAAAAGATAGAAGTAGTGCAATAACGGCAAGTAGCCCACTTAAAACAAGTGAATGAGTATTTTTTTTATACATATTGTCCTCTTTCCATCTTCAAAAGGCGTAAAAATAACCGCAATAACGTTGTGAATGGTGCTGATACTTTTAAATTTTTAGCTAAGTTAGGAACTTTAGAAAGTAAGACTTACTGGCTTTTTAATTTAAAATAAAAACACCACTTTAAAACATTTAAAGCGGGACATAAAGGTATGGATATTTTATAGAGTGTAGAGGACAATAATTTGATAAATAGACTAGCAGGCTAGTGGGTTAGGTATATCGAAATAATTGTTTTAATCTACAACTAATAAAATATATTTTCCGTATCTTCTATCATCCAGACTGTACTGTCGGTTTTGGAATTTCACCAAATCAGCTTACGCTCGCGGACTATAACCGCCGGTCGGGAATTTCACCCTGCCCCGAAGATAATTAAATTTTATAGTTCCATTATAAACTGCTCTCATATAAATGTAAAGGAAAAAGCTTTTCAAAAAATTACTAGAAATAAACAATGGTTTAGCTAGATATTATAAAAATAATTACTCGTATATTAAGAGAATATGAAAAAAACCAGAACTACTAATTTTTAGAAGTTCTGGTTTTTGTTATTTATTCTACTGTAACACTTTTTGCTAGGTTACGAGGTTTATCGACGTCTAATCCGCGTGATACAGCTGCGTAATATGCAAATAGTTGAGTTACGACGATACTTGCGATAGGAGCAAGATCTTCGTTAACATTAGGGATAGCGTAATCACCTTTGCGCGCTAATTTTTCTAATGTAATTATTAGGGTATTAGCTCCACGGCTAGCTACTTCGCTAACATTACTACGTGTATTAAGGTCTAATTTTGTATTAGTAATAAGTGCGACTACCGGAGTTTTTTCCTCGATAAGAGCAATTGTTCCGTGTTTTAGTTCTCCACCGGCAAAGCCTTCAGTCTGAATATAAGAAACTTCTTTCAGTTTAAGTGCAGCTTCACAAGCGCTGTAATAATCAGTTCCACGACCAATATAGAATGCATTGCGCTCTGTAAATAAATCTTTTGCTAAATCTTTAATAGTTTTAGTATCGTCTAAAATAGATTCAATAGCTGATGTAATTACTGATAGTTCTTGTTCGATATCGAATTTTGGTTGTTTATTGAGTTGTCGCGCTACTTCATAAGCTAAAATACTTAGTGTTGCGATTTGTGCTGTGTATGCTTTTGTAGATGCAACAGCAATCTCAACACCTGCATGAAGTAGTAATGTATAATCACATTCACGAGCTAATGTAGAAGCATCCACATTAGTTAATACTAAAAACTTATAGTCAGAGTTTACACTGCGTAATTTCGTTAATACTGCACGAAGATCTGCTGTTTCTCCTGATTGTGATAGGAAGATAAACATAGGTTTTTTAGAAAGAAGCGGCGCATTGTATGCAAATTCTGACGCAAGATGCACTTCAGCAGGAATACCTGCCCATCTTTCAAAATAAGCACGCCCCACTAAACCAGCATTATAACTTGTTCCACAACCGATAATGTAAAGTCTATCAGCTTCTTTTACATTATTAATAATATCATCGTCTATATTAACGTTGTGCCCATCAAAGTAGTGAGAAATAATATTACGCATAGCTCCTACTTGTTCATTGATTTCTTTAATCATGTAGTGTTCATGGATACCTTTGTCGATTTCCCCAGCGTTTAGATTAGTAGAGAAGCTGTCGCGATTTATTACATTTCCATCTTTATCTTCAATAGTTACGCTATCTTTTTTAACAATAACTATTTCTCCGTCGTTAATTTCTAAAAAGTCGTTAGTGTATTTAATCATCGCAAGAGCGTCACTTCCGACAAAATTTTTCTTTCCATCTCCAAGTCCAATTAATAATGGACTTTTATTTTTTGCCACATACAAAGTATCAGATTCTTTAGTATCGATTAAACAAAGTGCATAAGAACCTTGTAATTTTGATACTGCTTTTTTGAATGCTTCTTTAGTACTCATTCCACGATCGCTATAAACTTGAATAAGTTGAACGATAACTTCAGTATCAGTTTCGGAAACAAGGTCTACTCCTTTGAAGAATCTATCTTTTAATTCTTGGAAGTTTTCGATAACACCGTTGTGAACTAGAACAAAGCGTT comes from the Gemella morbillorum genome and includes:
- a CDS encoding 1-phosphofructokinase family hexose kinase; the encoded protein is MYYTITLNPAVDMLTKASNFSLGKLNRTQEAKYVVGGKGINISILLNNIGEKTKALGFVAGFTGYFIKSELDKLDIEHDFVETLGTTRINMKLTTDTETEINGQSSAVNSENITEFFAKLDVLTTEDVVFLSGNVIAGMELEDFKKIAEKVADKGATLVVDSNKDLVLDTLQYKPFVVKPNEFELGEMFGITLNGLEEILVYARKLQECGAQNVLVSRGAKGAILLTENDEVLEVNVAEGKIVSTVAAGDSMLAMFVAKYNETKDYAEALKYASAAGGATSFSVGVGSKELIEELLPQIKVKKLK
- the glmS gene encoding glutamine--fructose-6-phosphate transaminase (isomerizing); this translates as MCGIVGFVGETNGVKFLIDGLSSLEYRGYDSAGIAGVVNGEAKVTKAVGRIKNLEALIPDDLHIELGIGHTRWATHGGVNVTNSHPHQSFNKRFVLVHNGVIENFQELKDRFFKGVDLVSETDTEVIVQLIQVYSDRGMSTKEAFKKAVSKLQGSYALCLIDTKESDTLYVAKNKSPLLIGLGDGKKNFVGSDALAMIKYTNDFLEINDGEIVIVKKDSVTIEDKDGNVINRDSFSTNLNAGEIDKGIHEHYMIKEINEQVGAMRNIISHYFDGHNVNIDDDIINNVKEADRLYIIGCGTSYNAGLVGRAYFERWAGIPAEVHLASEFAYNAPLLSKKPMFIFLSQSGETADLRAVLTKLRSVNSDYKFLVLTNVDASTLARECDYTLLLHAGVEIAVASTKAYTAQIATLSILAYEVARQLNKQPKFDIEQELSVITSAIESILDDTKTIKDLAKDLFTERNAFYIGRGTDYYSACEAALKLKEVSYIQTEGFAGGELKHGTIALIEEKTPVVALITNTKLDLNTRSNVSEVASRGANTLIITLEKLARKGDYAIPNVNEDLAPIASIVVTQLFAYYAAVSRGLDVDKPRNLAKSVTVE
- a CDS encoding ECF transporter S component, which encodes MYKKNTHSLVLSGLLAVIALLLSFFSFAVPFLPPFLKFDFTFIPLFMALLLMNYKHAILVSLLKNFLHIVLISHEPVGSIANIVVEFIFLSIIVLFYKKGTLKIIIGGVLATITMTIFMALLNYFVFLPAYGYIMDLTDIVKNVKVIVTAGIIPFNLLKGILVTVLFFVTLRVYKRIPSTITSKFA
- a CDS encoding PTS fructose transporter subunit IIABC, which encodes MKLTDVINYDLIQFNFSAEDKKEALDKLTTMLVDEKVIENKDNFLKALLAREAQSTTGVGENVAIPHAKSADFDKAMIIYAKSNDGVEWESFDGQPAKHIFMICAPDGGADEHLKALASLSQALMDSEVKAGLEAVTTKEDVEKVFTDFVAKTQPEKEEVTAPSGEKPYIIAVTACPTGIAHTFMAAEKIKETAKAMGLDVKVETNGQIGIENKLTKEDIERAAGIIVAADKKVEVARFDGRPTIMTKVADGINKPQELIQTILDGKAPIYKHDGAADSQETDAEGESLGRKIYKHLMEGVSNMLPFVVAGGILIALSFIWGINSFNPEDPTYNKYAEVLFYLGKISFSMMLPILAGFIGRSLADRPGFVVGMVGGILADPSILGLKSDILAYTPSGFLGALVAGFLAGGIIKVLKMATSWMPRSLDGIKPIFLFPILGSLIMGIAMIYVINAPMAAVMTGLQDFLTGLNGSGKFILGFVVAAMMAIDMGGPINKASYVTGTALLTAAGTAGSDVMAAVMIGGMVPPLAIAISATINKNIWPKAQRSGALVNYVMGLAFITEGAIPFAASNPLRVIPPLFLSSGVAGALSMTFGAVSKAPHGGIFAIAVGAVSNWTMYLLALALGSVLGAILLIVSLNLGKKVEK
- a CDS encoding sigma-70 family RNA polymerase sigma factor, whose protein sequence is MMKEIKKNYYLSKEQEERFNILAREKKELINKGLYKVKIPKSLHQEFYSFGLEGLLVSFLILEDGGIEAYDFDKFALTVIKRKLIDEIRRRNKEKSVPIDFSDNTLLHSCNNDRDILEVDLNSYLKSILTEQELAFLEDFKKTQDIKTTSKI